GCAGGTTATTTGCGAGGTATATTTCAAGTCGGAATGCTTCTTAGTTAATGTCCCGTTCATTAAATGCTCCACCTAAACTTTTAATGATTCATCCTCCGAGGAAATTATGCATGATTTTACACAGCTTCTTTCCGTCTGACAGCACAATCCATTTTTCAAGAATGGGGTGAGATTTCAATATTATGCCTGAATGTTTCGGGGAACAAACTGTAAGCCTTCAGGCCTGAGTGAACCGAAGATTATTACTATCCCATCTGCACAGCCTGAAGACACTTGAAACCTGTACTCTGTACACCATTTAAATTAACttgtttctgtccctctcttgCTTTGCAAAGCACTTACCTCTGAGAACTCTGATGCATGAAATGGTAATAACACTGatgcaatttattttaattcaattcTTATGATTTACCTGAGAAAGAGTTCCAAATGCTTGACCAGGGCTCGCAGATTCCTCTCGGGGATCTGCATCTTTCCAAGGATCTCAGGAAGCTTCACTGAAAGGAAAGGCATGGCAGTGAGAGTGGAAACAGCCCCACAGAGGGACGGAAACTGATGGGAATGTGATCAAAACCATAATATAAGAGGGGACTTTTCCTTTCCACCCCAATCCAACCACTTAACTCTTGTATGACATGTAAAGCAGTGAGAGAAAGATGATAGGGGACACCAACCAAAAAGCCGCAGGAGATGCTGTGCTCCGTACAAGTAGGAGGGTGGTGGAAGCTGGTCATTCAGAGGGTAGTTATCAGGAGTCAGCTTCCAACTAAGGACctacagaggagagaaaacaaaccctTTGATAGGGACTTTCACGTCCATATATTCCATTTTAATAACCAGAAACAAAGAGCCAACCAGTATTATACACCGAACATTTTGCTTGATCCAATTAATTCAATTCACAAATGCAGCTTTCTGTAATGATGGTGGGCATTTAAAGTTTCTAGTGTCCTTTAGCAAGACAGCCAACAGCACATTCATCTCACACAATTCCATCACCTCGTTTAGCTCATTGTTTCTCCGGCTCTCCAGGCCATAGAAAGGCCCGCTTCGCTCTTTGCTTGGCGTCAAGGGCAATGGGGAAGATGAGCCGCTGTGCACAGGGGTTTCTGGGTAAAGGGAAAGAACATGAAATGTCTACAGATAAAGCCCTTGCGGTGTAGGTTAGCACTGCTGGACCATGGCTaaacaaaaaagtttgaggAGGAATAAATGTGAGAGGAAAGAAGTAGGACAGCACCATCTACTGGGCCATACTGGtaattataaaaaacaaaaacatgccacAACActgactactttttttttatattgatgtGATTAGAACAAAATATTTGTCTCATTGTGTACACCATGGCTTGACCTATGCTTTTGCTGCAATGACAACCAGTGCAAAGGCTTAACGGAAATACTGCCTCATTTAGATAAgatgaaaacattgatttttcaCATACTGAACAGAAAGAATTCCAACTAGTTCACAGTTTTTAATAATCGCTGCCCAAAAAGGTTTACTTGTGTTAGAAAACTCCACAAGATCAGTCTGAATGTTACAGTGagtaataaaacaaagactTACTTGAAGTATTTATTTCTTGATCAGTGTTAACTTACTTCTGTCAAGGTTGAGGAAGAACTTGGGCTGGGCTGAGGGGTCAATCAATCTGCGTTTGAGCTGCGGGGACGCTGTGGCACTGCCCCCACCTGATTGGTACAATAATGTGTTTATAGCTTGCTGGCTTagtcacagcacagacagagcatacaataataaaacagtacATTCTcttcataataaaaacacacaacagattaCCTCCACTGCTTCCTTCAGCTGGCCGGTCACCTCCAGATGTGTTCCTCGTGGAGCGTCTGAGTGACTGCGATTGGTACGAGATGCAGTCCATGTCAGGGTGGCGCCGGCGCTTCGGGGTGGGGGCTGGTGCAGTGGGTGTGGTGGCAGAGATGTCGCTCAGGGCTGGTTGGCTGTCTGTGGACTGGGGGGTGGGTGGATTGTGCCCCAGCGGGCTCGGGCTGCGCTCCCGTTGGGCACTTCAAACCACAAATTGAGAGAAAAAGGCTTATAGCTTAATGGCAGAGTCCAGAAGTCAAATCACAGTCGAGCTGTGGTTTCTGAAACAACACATCAGACATGATTTATTGTGGCACACTTACTTGCTGGAGCAGGGTGAGCTTTCATTGATGGCCATGAAAACCCTGGAGGAGCTGACCTTTTTGAACTGAGCTTGCTCACAGGGATAGAGAAGGATCATGGGTAAGGTGAAGTCGAACGTGATCCTCAGGCCATCGACCATCTCCTTACACAACTCCTCGCTTAAAcgaaaggaaacaaaatgttaacTTCATTTAATTTAGACATGGAACTGTGAACCATTATATGGAAATTACCAAATAAGAGTCCGGCCAGAAAAGGAAGACAAATGCTGTAATATTCAATTACTGCCTGAACTGcctctgttcagtgtgtgtggacTAACCTCTTCTCCGGAGGGATGGGCTGtgggctgctgctctgtgtggtgTTCTGCTGACGCCGGTACCTCTCATTGGCCATGAATGCTTTGTTGATGGCAAAGTGTTTGACATAGGACTCTAAGATGTGCACCACATTCGTCTGACAGGGAACCATCACCAGCTTGtagagaaaaacatgaaaaatgtgatgcatACACACGATGAACGTAACTGTTTTACAGTCGACTTGCATCTACTTAAGACAGACTTATCAAATATCTAAAAAACAGTGTTATCAGTGCTAAAGATCGGCTGCATGTACCTTCTTCCTCTTGTTGATGTAAAAGCAGTcgtcctccag
This genomic interval from Acanthopagrus latus isolate v.2019 chromosome 24, fAcaLat1.1, whole genome shotgun sequence contains the following:
- the LOC119015061 gene encoding male-specific lethal 3 homolog isoform X1, whose product is MNSRGIKYQFHKGERVLCFEPDPTKAKVLYDAKVLDVLLGTDEHGRRIPKYLIHFNGWNRSWDRWAAEDHVLRDTEENRKLQHKLARKALGRMKRKGWAKRRRRQSGTKSSLKTLPKEDDSDDACLISSSESSDGDDSDPESSNSGESTFSEDINKMRVEPDVNVKRECEEKIVHVDINIPDVLKKKLEDDCFYINKRKKLVMVPCQTNVVHILESYVKHFAINKAFMANERYRRQQNTTQSSSPQPIPPEKSEELCKEMVDGLRITFDFTLPMILLYPCEQAQFKKVSSSRVFMAINESSPCSSNAQRERSPSPLGHNPPTPQSTDSQPALSDISATTPTAPAPTPKRRRHPDMDCISYQSQSLRRSTRNTSGGDRPAEGSSGGGGSATASPQLKRRLIDPSAQPKFFLNLDRKTPVHSGSSSPLPLTPSKERSGPFYGLESRRNNELNEVLSWKLTPDNYPLNDQLPPPSYLYGAQHLLRLFVKLPEILGKMQIPERNLRALVKHLELFLRFMAEFHEDFFPESAYVSASEAHYSMKQPRPVY
- the LOC119015061 gene encoding male-specific lethal 3 homolog isoform X2 yields the protein MKRKGWAKRRRRQSGTKSSLKTLPKEDDSDDACLISSSESSDGDDSDPESSNSGESTFSEDINKMRVEPDVNVKRECEEKIVHVDINIPDVLKKKLEDDCFYINKRKKLVMVPCQTNVVHILESYVKHFAINKAFMANERYRRQQNTTQSSSPQPIPPEKSEELCKEMVDGLRITFDFTLPMILLYPCEQAQFKKVSSSRVFMAINESSPCSSNAQRERSPSPLGHNPPTPQSTDSQPALSDISATTPTAPAPTPKRRRHPDMDCISYQSQSLRRSTRNTSGGDRPAEGSSGGGGSATASPQLKRRLIDPSAQPKFFLNLDRKTPVHSGSSSPLPLTPSKERSGPFYGLESRRNNELNEVLSWKLTPDNYPLNDQLPPPSYLYGAQHLLRLFVKLPEILGKMQIPERNLRALVKHLELFLRFMAEFHEDFFPESAYVSASEAHYSMKQPRPVY